Proteins from a genomic interval of Undibacterium parvum:
- a CDS encoding ABC transporter substrate-binding protein, producing the protein MRAVSKMVLSSAVGLLLTSVVLPALAEKIVVGQSVELSGQATGKEGMQGAQLFFNWINSNQGGVNGRKIELITYDDQRDPQKTKENTLKLIKEDRAVALLGYRSTPTVQAVLPLLEKNKIPLVAPFSGSQSLYKPMHPYVFNLRASYQDEAAKMVESLALMQIKNIAILYQDDAFGKDGLAGFEMHLAARKLNASVIAKYDRKDLNVDAAVASIMAANPAAVLMACTPSACADFIKKVKTAGRLPQFMMLSNVNSEEFFTSLGKHGRGVGVVQVMPAPRNIGVPVVREFQHALKAASNPPPVTSAVLEGFIAAKLLTEGLRRSGANLSSQRLVTALETMSDFDLGGITLQYGSGQHMGSNFVEMSIVDQNGKMMR; encoded by the coding sequence ATGCGTGCTGTTAGTAAGATGGTGTTGAGTTCGGCTGTGGGTTTGTTGTTGACTAGTGTGGTGCTGCCAGCTTTAGCCGAAAAAATTGTGGTTGGGCAATCGGTAGAACTGTCGGGGCAAGCCACCGGTAAAGAAGGGATGCAAGGGGCGCAGTTATTCTTTAACTGGATCAATAGCAATCAGGGCGGGGTCAATGGCCGCAAGATAGAATTGATCACTTACGATGATCAGCGCGATCCGCAAAAAACCAAGGAGAATACGCTTAAGCTGATCAAAGAAGATCGTGCGGTAGCACTACTCGGTTACCGCAGTACTCCCACCGTGCAAGCGGTATTGCCTTTACTTGAAAAAAATAAAATACCCTTGGTTGCACCGTTTTCCGGTTCGCAATCGCTATATAAACCCATGCATCCTTATGTCTTCAACTTGCGCGCCAGTTACCAGGATGAGGCAGCCAAGATGGTGGAGTCGCTGGCGCTGATGCAGATCAAAAATATCGCCATCTTGTATCAGGATGATGCCTTTGGTAAGGATGGTCTGGCCGGATTTGAGATGCATCTTGCGGCGCGCAAGCTCAATGCCAGCGTGATCGCTAAATACGACCGTAAAGACCTCAATGTCGACGCCGCGGTGGCCTCGATTATGGCCGCTAATCCAGCAGCCGTCTTGATGGCATGCACGCCCAGTGCCTGTGCTGATTTCATCAAGAAAGTAAAGACGGCGGGCCGCCTGCCGCAATTTATGATGCTCTCCAATGTCAATTCGGAAGAGTTTTTTACTTCGCTAGGCAAACACGGGCGCGGTGTCGGCGTGGTCCAGGTGATGCCGGCTCCGCGCAATATCGGTGTGCCGGTGGTGCGAGAATTTCAGCATGCCTTGAAGGCCGCTAGTAATCCGCCACCAGTGACTTCGGCGGTGCTGGAAGGCTTCATTGCGGCGAAACTATTGACAGAAGGGCTGCGTCGCAGCGGTGCTAATCTAAGTTCACAGAGATTGGTGACTGCGCTAGAAACTATGAGCGATTTTGATCTGGGCGGTATCACGCTGCAGTATGGCAGCGGCCAGCATATGGGCTCAAATTTTGTCGAGATGAGTATCGTCGATCAAAACGGCAAGATGATGCGCTAG
- a CDS encoding tetratricopeptide repeat protein, producing MSISDPSQLLQRIPELLQLVDVPAIRRAIETGDAFKVYRVLILARLFRRLPEHRELLQMLTSERRLFAKAYKNKPYFGGLKYFGFGFLGAAESDSDDSHIALHALTLGALIPLIPLGCYVVKSSGERQWHIYAKAPLGVGIWLYTRALALSLVTLIIFGAVHNYHQYSTQDVMVINGFDVALDIKLNGNKIKLPAQGRVNINVKHGLVTGSAEIDKIGVIDNFKQTVHSGTHYNIWNIAGAAPLLLNTSNYSSDQTTPTKPPAQQTVYCGSRYIELPNIDYAFVELPAISSFNKLKEGQAVRQLMIEKSDELPTPAGVTLCVEYAFRHSQEKSMAAALEVLAKLHDWDAKHAQAAISAAQQVSNAEAIRIATLALQAQPDNVDYERRYQDVMIEAGQYQQLLSQYAAKAQQHPESATAQYLHASLLAGLPGLAAMQAAHLSFPQDASILSALAWRKAIHADYSGAYQDILKLRQLSPKHADTLFDTEVRTLLAQGRKLDALNLLNAAARDKRASARAARAADFALVARQANADPEFWFKQLPPSVDNASSIDFYRIRAGLAPKQAAKNQDNYVQLALALRNNPSLAVQLARALDPYQLSSLASDQMLLLFGEALKIEDASLIKRLQNALHLSKEESGLLSNFMQGEAVDLDQFDLALEMQPAAYLIRSRNPQLSDAERAGLRSLAARTDFMRGPVTTALTQWPARN from the coding sequence ATGTCTATTTCTGATCCCTCCCAATTATTGCAACGTATTCCGGAGTTACTGCAACTCGTCGATGTGCCAGCTATTCGTCGCGCGATAGAGACTGGTGATGCCTTCAAGGTGTATCGAGTGCTCATCTTGGCGCGCCTGTTCCGGCGCCTGCCCGAGCATCGTGAACTGCTGCAAATGCTGACCAGCGAACGTCGCTTATTTGCCAAGGCATATAAAAACAAACCGTATTTTGGCGGCCTGAAATATTTTGGCTTTGGATTTCTGGGCGCGGCCGAAAGTGACAGTGACGACAGCCACATCGCCCTGCATGCATTGACGCTGGGCGCGCTGATACCGCTAATCCCTCTCGGTTGTTACGTCGTCAAAAGTAGCGGTGAGCGGCAATGGCATATTTATGCAAAGGCGCCCTTGGGCGTAGGCATATGGCTATACACCCGCGCTCTGGCTTTGAGCTTAGTGACCCTGATTATTTTTGGCGCTGTGCATAACTATCATCAATACAGCACGCAAGATGTGATGGTGATCAATGGCTTTGACGTCGCCTTAGACATCAAACTAAACGGCAATAAAATTAAGCTGCCAGCGCAAGGGCGTGTCAACATCAACGTCAAACACGGTCTGGTAACAGGCAGCGCCGAGATAGACAAAATCGGCGTAATTGATAATTTCAAACAAACCGTGCATAGCGGTACCCATTACAATATCTGGAATATCGCTGGCGCCGCCCCACTACTGCTCAATACCAGCAACTATTCATCCGACCAGACCACGCCAACTAAGCCACCCGCCCAACAAACGGTGTATTGCGGCAGCCGCTATATAGAATTGCCGAACATCGATTATGCCTTTGTCGAACTGCCCGCTATCAGTAGTTTTAACAAGTTGAAAGAAGGCCAGGCTGTGCGGCAACTGATGATAGAAAAATCGGACGAATTGCCGACACCAGCCGGTGTCACGCTGTGTGTTGAGTATGCATTTCGCCATTCTCAAGAAAAATCTATGGCAGCTGCGTTGGAGGTTTTGGCCAAGCTACACGACTGGGATGCGAAACACGCTCAGGCTGCCATCAGCGCCGCGCAACAAGTCTCGAATGCAGAAGCAATACGGATCGCGACGCTGGCCTTGCAAGCGCAACCTGACAATGTCGATTACGAAAGACGCTATCAGGACGTGATGATAGAAGCCGGTCAATACCAGCAACTACTCAGTCAATACGCGGCCAAGGCGCAGCAACATCCAGAATCAGCGACGGCGCAGTATTTACACGCCTCACTCTTGGCGGGCTTACCTGGCTTAGCCGCGATGCAGGCGGCACATCTAAGCTTCCCGCAAGACGCCTCCATCTTAAGTGCTCTGGCGTGGCGTAAGGCTATCCATGCCGATTATTCCGGCGCCTATCAAGATATCCTCAAACTACGACAACTCTCGCCAAAACATGCCGATACGCTGTTTGATACCGAGGTCAGAACCCTACTGGCGCAGGGTCGTAAATTGGATGCATTAAACCTCTTGAACGCTGCCGCCCGTGATAAGCGAGCCAGCGCGCGCGCCGCCCGTGCCGCTGATTTTGCCTTGGTGGCGCGGCAAGCCAACGCCGATCCTGAGTTTTGGTTCAAGCAATTGCCGCCTAGCGTAGACAACGCCAGCAGTATTGATTTTTACCGCATCCGTGCCGGTTTAGCACCGAAGCAGGCCGCTAAAAACCAAGACAACTATGTACAACTAGCCCTGGCACTAAGGAATAATCCCAGTCTGGCGGTACAACTGGCGCGCGCTTTGGATCCCTATCAATTGAGCAGTCTGGCCAGTGATCAAATGCTTTTATTGTTCGGCGAAGCACTCAAAATCGAGGATGCAAGTCTGATTAAACGGCTACAAAACGCGCTGCATTTATCCAAAGAGGAAAGCGGCTTACTGTCCAACTTCATGCAGGGTGAGGCCGTCGATCTGGATCAATTCGATCTGGCGCTAGAAATGCAGCCGGCCGCGTATTTGATACGCTCGCGCAATCCGCAGTTAAGCGATGCCGAAAGAGCGGGCTTACGCAGTCTAGCCGCAAGAACTGACTTTATGCGTGGCCCAGTGACTACCGCGCTCACCCAATGGCCAGCGAGGAACTAG
- a CDS encoding adenine phosphoribosyltransferase — MQNPSDYIKEHIRTVENWPQQGIMFRDITPLLQNPKVFRVLIDMFVHRYMDAKLDMIAGLDARGFIIGSVVAYELNLGFVPIRKKGKLPFTTVSEQYELEYGSATVELHTDACKAGDRVVLIDDLIATGGTMMAGRKLLERLGATVVEGAVIVDLPELGGSELIKASGLPLYTVCNFDGH, encoded by the coding sequence ATGCAAAACCCATCCGACTACATTAAAGAGCATATACGCACGGTGGAAAACTGGCCGCAACAAGGCATCATGTTCCGTGATATTACCCCTTTACTGCAAAACCCCAAGGTCTTCCGAGTCTTAATCGATATGTTTGTGCATCGCTATATGGATGCCAAGCTCGACATGATCGCCGGTCTGGATGCGCGTGGTTTCATCATCGGTTCGGTGGTGGCGTACGAACTTAATCTCGGTTTCGTGCCTATCCGTAAAAAAGGTAAATTGCCGTTTACCACAGTGTCTGAGCAATACGAACTTGAATACGGTAGCGCCACGGTAGAGTTGCATACCGATGCCTGCAAAGCCGGTGATCGCGTGGTTTTGATTGACGATTTGATCGCCACTGGCGGCACTATGATGGCGGGTCGTAAATTATTGGAGCGACTCGGTGCCACCGTGGTCGAGGGGGCGGTGATCGTCGATCTGCCTGAGTTGGGCGGCTCAGAATTAATTAAGGCGAGTGGCTTGCCGCTGTACACGGTGTGCAATTTCGACGGTCATTAA
- a CDS encoding phage holin family protein, whose product MPLLATWLINALALLALPYLMHSVKIDSFMTALLVAVVLGFVNTILRPILLLLTLPVTLLSMGLFIFVINGLMFWMVANMIDGFHVAGFWSAVGAALLYSVISWTLTTLLLKK is encoded by the coding sequence ATGCCGCTGTTAGCAACCTGGTTGATCAATGCGCTGGCCTTGCTGGCCTTACCCTACCTGATGCATTCCGTAAAAATCGATAGTTTTATGACGGCCTTGCTGGTGGCCGTGGTACTCGGTTTTGTCAACACTATCCTGCGGCCTATCTTGCTGTTACTGACCCTGCCGGTCACCTTGCTGAGCATGGGCTTGTTCATCTTTGTGATTAACGGGCTGATGTTTTGGATGGTGGCCAATATGATAGACGGCTTTCATGTCGCGGGATTCTGGTCTGCGGTCGGTGCTGCGCTGTTGTATAGCGTGATCTCCTGGACACTCACTACTTTACTCCTGAAAAAATAA
- the metF gene encoding methylenetetrahydrofolate reductase [NAD(P)H] has protein sequence MTAHNFSIEFFPPKTAEGTEKLSITRAKLAALQPKYFSVTFGAGGTTQQGTLDTVVEIRKEGYDAAPHLSCVGGTRESIREILQQYKAHDIRRLVALRGDLPSGYGMGGEFRYANELVEFIRAETGDWFHIEVAAYPEMHPQARSPQDDLNSFVRKMQAGANAAITQYFYNADAYFQFVELAQKAGVTAPIVAGIMPITNSNQLLRFSEMCGAEIPRWVRLKLASYGDDTASIKAFGLDVVTHLCERLLAGGAPGLHFYSLNQAAATTAIWQRLV, from the coding sequence ATGACTGCGCATAATTTCAGCATAGAATTTTTCCCGCCCAAGACGGCGGAAGGCACAGAAAAACTGAGTATCACGCGCGCCAAACTGGCCGCTTTGCAGCCTAAGTATTTCTCAGTCACTTTCGGTGCCGGCGGCACTACGCAACAAGGTACGCTAGACACCGTGGTGGAAATTCGCAAGGAGGGCTATGACGCCGCACCGCATCTTTCCTGTGTCGGTGGTACTCGCGAATCGATACGTGAAATTTTGCAGCAATATAAGGCGCACGATATCCGTAGATTGGTGGCCTTGCGGGGCGATTTGCCTAGCGGTTACGGCATGGGCGGTGAATTCCGCTATGCCAATGAACTGGTAGAGTTTATTCGTGCCGAGACCGGTGACTGGTTTCATATCGAAGTGGCAGCCTATCCAGAAATGCATCCGCAAGCGCGTTCACCGCAAGATGATCTGAATAGCTTTGTGCGCAAGATGCAGGCCGGCGCGAATGCCGCGATTACCCAATATTTTTATAACGCTGATGCGTATTTTCAATTCGTAGAACTGGCCCAAAAGGCAGGTGTGACTGCACCTATCGTGGCGGGCATCATGCCGATCACGAACAGTAATCAGTTGCTGCGTTTCTCAGAAATGTGCGGCGCGGAAATCCCGCGCTGGGTACGCTTAAAACTAGCCAGTTACGGTGACGACACTGCGTCGATTAAGGCCTTCGGTCTAGATGTGGTAACCCATCTGTGCGAACGGCTGTTAGCCGGTGGCGCACCGGGCTTACATTTTTATTCGCTGAATCAAGCTGCGGCGACTACTGCGATCTGGCAACGTTTAGTGTGA
- a CDS encoding acyl-CoA thioesterase: MSQTTPLRSEYLHFQTIATRWHDNDIYGHVNNVVYYSYFDSAVNTYLIEVGGLDIQHGEVVAFVVSSSCDYFSAIAFPEKLEVALRVAKLGNSSVTYELAIFKLGEASACAAGRFVHVFVARESQRPQPIPALLRSALALLQLPVAT, encoded by the coding sequence ATGAGCCAGACGACACCACTGCGTAGCGAATATCTGCATTTTCAGACTATTGCGACGCGCTGGCATGATAATGATATTTACGGCCACGTGAATAATGTGGTGTATTACAGTTATTTCGATAGCGCGGTGAATACTTATTTAATCGAGGTCGGTGGCTTAGATATCCAGCACGGTGAAGTGGTGGCTTTTGTGGTCAGTTCCAGTTGTGATTATTTTTCTGCGATTGCTTTTCCGGAAAAACTAGAGGTGGCCTTGCGTGTCGCCAAGCTGGGGAATAGTTCGGTCACGTATGAGTTGGCGATCTTTAAGCTCGGTGAAGCCAGCGCTTGCGCTGCCGGACGTTTTGTCCATGTGTTCGTGGCGCGTGAGAGTCAAAGGCCGCAGCCGATTCCTGCGCTGCTGCGCTCGGCTTTGGCACTATTACAGCTACCCGTCGCCACATAG
- a CDS encoding monovalent cation:proton antiporter family protein encodes MTALDTTLLLLSAAVLGVVAFRMLQLPPMLGYLVVGILVGPHGLGLAQDSSATHELAEFGVVFLMFSIGLEFSLPKLMSMRRAVFGLGMAQVILTIVMAMSCGLAAAYYLPGQFKIGWEAAFALGGALAMSSTAIVSKMLTEKMELESPHGKQIISVLLFQDLAVVPLLILVPALAAHSGNLFETLAWAGGKAALVLFLLLFLGQKLVRGWFGIVVKRRSQELFMLNLLLITLGAAWLTERAGLSLALGAFVAGMLISETEYKHQVEEDIKSFRDVLLGLFFITVGMLLNLRLVIEHGWLVLLLLVVPVLLKFGLIAALARLFGNTTSVALRTGLGLAQAGEFGFVLLNQAGALQLLDPLLLQLILASMVLSMLISPFILAKSDAIVMKLSANEWMMQSLALTQIAARSMSAKKHVIIAGFGRSGQSLARLLAEENIEYHALDLDPDRIREAQIAGANVSYGDAARRESLLAAGINRAAALVVTYTNTQSALKILHLVHELHPSLPVIVRSHDDTDLDKLRAAGATEVVPELMEGSLMLASHALVLLGVPLRRVVHKVQAARDERYESLRGFFHGASDMSDGPENLQLRLHTVVLGGRAKCLGKSLEELNLAELEVDVTAIRRGKNRLSPELSLILQESDVVVLRGSAESVARAELRLVK; translated from the coding sequence ATGACTGCTCTAGACACCACACTCCTACTTCTAAGCGCCGCCGTCCTCGGTGTCGTGGCTTTTCGCATGCTGCAATTGCCGCCTATGTTGGGGTATCTGGTGGTCGGTATTCTGGTCGGGCCGCATGGCTTGGGCTTGGCGCAAGACAGCTCTGCCACCCATGAATTGGCCGAGTTTGGGGTGGTGTTCTTGATGTTCTCTATCGGCTTAGAGTTTTCTTTGCCCAAGTTGATGTCTATGCGGCGCGCCGTGTTTGGCCTTGGGATGGCGCAGGTTATACTCACTATCGTGATGGCGATGTCGTGTGGTTTGGCAGCTGCATATTACTTACCAGGGCAATTCAAAATAGGCTGGGAGGCTGCGTTTGCCTTAGGAGGCGCGCTGGCAATGTCGTCCACCGCGATTGTCTCTAAGATGCTCACCGAGAAGATGGAGCTGGAAAGCCCGCACGGTAAACAGATTATTAGCGTGCTCTTGTTTCAGGATTTAGCCGTGGTGCCGCTGTTAATTTTGGTGCCAGCGTTGGCGGCGCATAGTGGCAACCTGTTTGAAACTTTGGCATGGGCAGGTGGCAAGGCCGCCTTGGTCTTGTTTTTGTTGTTGTTTTTGGGGCAGAAATTAGTCCGTGGCTGGTTCGGCATCGTGGTCAAGCGGCGTTCGCAAGAGTTGTTCATGTTAAACCTGCTACTCATTACCTTGGGTGCTGCCTGGTTGACCGAGCGCGCTGGCTTGTCGCTAGCACTGGGCGCATTCGTTGCCGGCATGTTGATTTCTGAAACCGAATACAAGCATCAGGTGGAAGAGGACATCAAATCTTTTCGCGATGTGTTGCTAGGCTTGTTTTTTATCACGGTCGGGATGTTACTCAATTTGCGATTGGTGATCGAGCACGGCTGGCTGGTGTTGCTGTTGTTGGTGGTGCCCGTGTTGTTGAAATTCGGTTTGATCGCTGCTTTGGCCCGGCTTTTCGGCAATACCACCAGCGTTGCCTTGCGTACTGGTTTAGGTTTGGCACAGGCTGGCGAGTTTGGTTTTGTCTTACTCAATCAGGCGGGCGCATTGCAATTGTTAGATCCGCTACTATTGCAATTGATACTCGCATCCATGGTGTTGTCGATGTTGATCTCTCCGTTTATTCTGGCAAAATCGGATGCGATCGTGATGAAACTCTCGGCTAACGAATGGATGATGCAATCGCTGGCGTTGACGCAAATTGCGGCACGCAGCATGAGTGCGAAAAAGCATGTGATTATTGCCGGCTTTGGACGTAGCGGCCAAAGTCTGGCGCGTTTGCTGGCGGAAGAAAATATTGAATACCACGCACTCGATCTCGATCCGGATCGTATCCGTGAGGCGCAAATTGCCGGTGCCAATGTCTCGTATGGCGATGCGGCGCGGCGCGAGAGTTTGCTGGCGGCCGGTATCAATCGCGCCGCGGCTTTGGTGGTGACGTATACCAATACCCAATCGGCACTGAAAATTTTACATCTGGTGCATGAGTTGCATCCCAGTTTGCCGGTCATTGTGCGTAGTCACGATGATACTGATCTGGATAAGCTGCGTGCCGCCGGTGCCACCGAGGTGGTGCCCGAATTGATGGAAGGTAGTCTGATGCTGGCCTCGCATGCGCTGGTCTTGTTGGGCGTGCCTTTGCGGCGGGTGGTACATAAGGTGCAAGCTGCGCGCGATGAACGTTATGAATCCTTGCGCGGATTTTTTCATGGCGCCAGCGATATGAGTGACGGCCCAGAAAACCTGCAATTGCGTCTGCATACGGTGGTACTCGGTGGCCGTGCTAAATGCTTGGGCAAGAGTTTGGAAGAGCTCAATCTGGCTGAACTGGAAGTCGATGTAACGGCGATACGCAGAGGTAAAAATCGCTTATCGCCAGAGTTAAGCCTGATCTTGCAGGAGTCCGATGTGGTGGTACTGCGCGGCAGCGCCGAAAGCGTCGCTAGAGCCGAGCTGCGACTGGTAAAATAG
- a CDS encoding M48 family metallopeptidase translates to MTTSNNTTRTAPDKAQAYLNTNSNRNNKIQPRAILVLGLWLGFWLLALGLIVLLMSLPFAQLYYRSSLEISGYVAAFAALCLAYALRPRWRFSARVKTSLPPLDRAKAEPLYAMLEHIASKLKIEAPIEIHLIGAASAFISCERNWYGKLLRLRVGIGLPLLGNLSNAELGSVLAHEFGHYVAGDLALGPWVYRTRKSLTTTVNNLDDSLFFLDLIFRYYGQWVLRLSSSISRAQEFAADAFAVQCFGVKASRAALEKIHLIEPMWSAYLDHELCPAITRGARLPVFEGFRRFCKPSQKRPEVQASIVQSEARPSSHGDSHPTLADRIAAIQPGATPAFPPLADCLQLVGGELAAETAWYSMFEHEQLISSDWDQYGSQILQTQIQERFANSWMAPDKLAFSELVGMAQQAEQLWEKLRPEGVSFLSRLGKRNHVLEILEEWTTACLCQRGFTPQVRPGQALLLSRGQQTVQPRELLTAALDCKLKSASLKQYDRPEAAI, encoded by the coding sequence ATGACGACATCAAATAATACAACTAGGACAGCGCCAGATAAGGCGCAAGCCTACCTCAATACCAATAGCAACAGGAATAACAAGATACAGCCACGCGCGATTTTGGTATTAGGTTTATGGTTGGGATTTTGGCTGTTAGCGCTGGGCTTGATCGTGCTGCTGATGTCCTTGCCGTTCGCGCAGCTGTACTATCGATCGTCGCTAGAAATATCTGGCTACGTCGCCGCTTTCGCCGCACTCTGTCTGGCGTATGCACTCAGGCCACGTTGGCGCTTCTCCGCGCGCGTCAAAACCAGCTTACCGCCCTTAGACCGAGCCAAGGCAGAACCCTTGTATGCGATGCTTGAGCACATCGCCAGTAAATTAAAAATTGAGGCGCCTATCGAGATCCATCTGATCGGCGCCGCCAGCGCCTTTATCAGTTGCGAACGCAATTGGTATGGCAAGCTACTCAGATTGCGAGTAGGCATAGGCTTGCCGCTACTAGGCAACCTCTCAAATGCAGAACTAGGTTCTGTGCTGGCGCATGAATTCGGGCATTATGTGGCCGGCGATCTGGCCTTGGGGCCGTGGGTCTACCGCACCCGTAAATCCCTGACGACGACGGTGAACAATCTGGATGATTCACTGTTTTTTCTCGATCTTATTTTTCGCTACTATGGCCAGTGGGTGCTGCGCTTATCGAGCAGCATATCGCGCGCCCAGGAGTTTGCGGCAGATGCGTTTGCAGTCCAATGTTTCGGTGTCAAAGCGAGCCGCGCAGCACTAGAAAAAATTCATTTAATCGAGCCTATGTGGAGCGCCTATCTGGATCACGAACTGTGCCCAGCCATCACGCGCGGTGCACGACTGCCTGTGTTTGAGGGATTTCGACGCTTTTGCAAGCCCAGCCAAAAACGTCCAGAAGTACAAGCGAGCATCGTCCAATCCGAAGCGCGCCCTAGCAGCCACGGCGACAGCCACCCTACGCTCGCCGACAGAATTGCCGCGATACAGCCTGGTGCGACGCCGGCCTTCCCACCCTTAGCCGATTGTCTGCAATTAGTCGGTGGTGAATTAGCCGCAGAAACCGCCTGGTACAGTATGTTCGAGCACGAACAACTGATCAGCAGCGACTGGGATCAATATGGCAGCCAGATCTTGCAGACACAAATCCAAGAGCGCTTCGCCAATAGCTGGATGGCACCAGACAAACTAGCCTTCAGCGAATTAGTCGGCATGGCGCAACAAGCCGAGCAGTTATGGGAAAAATTGCGCCCCGAAGGCGTCAGCTTTTTATCCCGTCTAGGCAAACGTAATCATGTCTTGGAAATTCTCGAAGAATGGACTACCGCCTGCCTGTGTCAGCGCGGTTTCACGCCACAGGTCAGACCGGGTCAAGCGCTGCTACTAAGCCGCGGCCAACAAACGGTACAACCACGAGAACTGCTAACTGCAGCACTAGACTGTAAACTGAAATCGGCATCACTCAAACAATACGACAGACCAGAAGCAGCTATCTAA
- the ahcY gene encoding adenosylhomocysteinase, which translates to MNATTMTTQNTTQDYLVADLSLADWGRKEISIAETEMPGLMAIREEFAATQPLRGARITGSLHMTIQTAVLIETLKALGAQVRWASCNIYSTQDHAAAAIADGGTPVFAFKGENLDEYWDFTHRIFEWPNDENGSVVFSNMILDDGGDATLLLHLGSRAEKDISVLANPGSEEEICLFNAIKSHLKAEPDWYSKRLPHIMGVTEETTTGVHRLYQMHKEGKLAFPAINVNDSVTKSKFDNLYGCRESLVDGIKRATDVMIAGKVAVIAGYGDVGKGCCQAMRALSAQVWVTEIDPICALQAAMEGYRVVTMEYAAEFGDIFVTTTGNYHVISHDHMLKMKNNAIVCNIGHFDNEIDVASIKKYQWDNIKPQVDHVIFPDGKRIILLAEGRLVNLGCGTGHPSYVMSSSFANQTIAQIELFVNTKQYPVGVYTLPKHLDEKVARLQLKTLNAQLSVLTDEQANYIGVAKSGPYKPEHYRY; encoded by the coding sequence ATGAACGCCACCACAATGACTACTCAAAATACCACGCAAGACTACTTAGTTGCCGATCTCAGCCTGGCTGATTGGGGCCGCAAAGAAATCAGTATCGCCGAAACCGAAATGCCTGGTCTGATGGCAATCCGCGAAGAATTCGCTGCTACTCAGCCTTTGCGCGGCGCCCGTATTACCGGCTCTTTGCACATGACGATACAGACTGCGGTCTTGATCGAAACCCTGAAAGCACTGGGCGCGCAAGTGCGTTGGGCTTCCTGCAATATTTACTCGACCCAAGATCATGCCGCTGCGGCGATTGCCGACGGCGGCACACCAGTGTTCGCTTTCAAGGGCGAAAATCTGGACGAATACTGGGATTTTACCCATCGCATCTTTGAATGGCCAAACGATGAAAACGGCTCTGTCGTTTTCTCGAATATGATTTTGGATGACGGCGGCGACGCCACGTTGCTGCTGCATCTGGGTAGCCGCGCCGAGAAAGATATTTCGGTATTGGCCAATCCTGGTTCAGAAGAAGAAATCTGCTTGTTCAATGCGATTAAGTCGCACCTGAAAGCGGAGCCAGATTGGTACTCCAAGCGTCTGCCGCACATCATGGGCGTGACCGAAGAAACCACGACTGGTGTGCATCGCCTGTATCAGATGCATAAAGAAGGCAAACTGGCCTTCCCAGCGATCAACGTGAATGATTCTGTGACGAAGTCGAAGTTCGACAATCTGTATGGCTGCCGTGAATCGCTGGTCGATGGTATCAAGCGCGCTACCGACGTCATGATCGCCGGTAAAGTAGCCGTGATCGCCGGTTACGGTGATGTCGGTAAGGGCTGCTGCCAAGCGATGCGTGCCTTGTCGGCACAGGTATGGGTGACCGAAATCGATCCTATCTGCGCACTGCAGGCAGCGATGGAAGGTTACCGTGTTGTGACTATGGAATATGCGGCTGAATTCGGCGATATTTTTGTCACTACGACCGGTAACTACCATGTCATCAGCCACGATCATATGCTGAAGATGAAGAACAATGCCATCGTCTGCAATATCGGTCACTTCGACAATGAAATCGACGTCGCTTCCATCAAGAAGTATCAGTGGGATAACATCAAGCCACAAGTTGATCACGTGATTTTCCCTGACGGAAAACGGATCATTTTGTTGGCCGAAGGCCGTTTGGTCAATCTCGGTTGCGGTACCGGTCACCCATCGTATGTGATGAGTTCCTCGTTCGCTAATCAGACCATTGCTCAGATCGAGTTGTTCGTCAACACCAAGCAGTATCCGGTCGGCGTCTACACTCTGCCTAAGCATCTCGATGAAAAAGTCGCGCGTCTGCAATTGAAGACACTCAATGCCCAATTGAGCGTACTGACTGACGAGCAAGCCAACTATATCGGTGTTGCCAAATCTGGCCCTTACAAGCCGGAACACTATCGTTATTAA